In the genome of Streptomyces collinus, one region contains:
- a CDS encoding prenyltransferase/squalene oxidase repeat-containing protein, protein MTTPRTEHLVLPGVLTAGQAAATVAGILAVQREDGAIPWFRGHHLDPWDHVEAAMALDTAGEHEAAERAYLWLSRHQNEDGSWYAAYTDGDPDAVTDRGRETNFVAYIAVGVWHHYLSTGDDAFLDRMWPAVYAAVEFVLRLQQPGGQIGWRRDDDGTQTADALLTGSSSIHHALRCALAIAEQREEAQPDWELAAGALRHAIRHHPERFLDKNRYSMDWYYPVLGGALTGAEAKARIEEDWERFVVPGLGVRCVVPNPWVTGGESAELALALWAMGESDRALEILQSIRHLRDEDSGLYWTGYVFDDDAIWPRELTTWTAGSLLLAVAALGGHEATCQVFGGAELPVGLESECCA, encoded by the coding sequence GTGACCACTCCCCGGACGGAACATCTGGTCCTGCCCGGGGTGCTCACCGCCGGGCAGGCCGCCGCGACCGTCGCCGGCATCCTCGCCGTGCAGCGCGAGGACGGGGCGATCCCCTGGTTCCGGGGGCACCACCTCGACCCGTGGGACCACGTCGAGGCGGCCATGGCCCTCGACACGGCCGGTGAGCACGAGGCCGCCGAACGCGCCTACCTGTGGCTGTCCCGGCACCAGAACGAGGACGGCTCCTGGTACGCCGCCTACACCGACGGCGACCCCGACGCGGTCACCGACCGGGGCCGGGAGACCAACTTCGTCGCCTACATAGCCGTCGGCGTCTGGCACCACTATCTCTCCACCGGCGACGACGCGTTCCTGGACCGGATGTGGCCGGCGGTGTACGCGGCCGTGGAGTTCGTGCTCCGCCTCCAGCAGCCCGGCGGGCAGATCGGCTGGCGGCGCGACGACGACGGCACGCAGACGGCGGACGCCCTGCTGACGGGCAGCTCCTCCATCCACCACGCGCTGCGCTGCGCTCTCGCCATCGCCGAACAGCGCGAAGAGGCCCAACCGGACTGGGAGTTGGCGGCGGGTGCGCTGCGGCACGCCATACGCCACCACCCCGAGCGGTTCCTCGACAAGAACCGCTACTCCATGGACTGGTACTACCCGGTGCTCGGCGGTGCGCTGACCGGTGCGGAGGCCAAGGCCCGGATCGAGGAGGACTGGGAACGGTTCGTCGTGCCCGGGCTGGGCGTGCGGTGTGTGGTTCCCAACCCGTGGGTGACGGGCGGTGAGTCGGCCGAACTCGCGCTCGCGCTCTGGGCGATGGGGGAGTCCGACAGGGCACTGGAGATCCTGCAGTCGATCCGGCATCTGCGGGACGAGGACAGCGGGCTGTACTGGACCGGGTATGTGTTTGACGACGACGCGATCTGGCCGCGGGAGCTGACCACGTGGACGGCCGGGTCGTTGCTGCTGGCCGTGGCCGCGCTGGGGGGACACGAGGCCACGTGCCAGGTGTTCGGTGGTGCGGAGTTGCCTGTGGGGCTTGAGTCGGAGTGCTGCGCCTGA
- a CDS encoding class I SAM-dependent methyltransferase → MLTVDFSRFPLAPGDRVLDLGCGAGRHAFECYRRGAQVVALDQNADEIREVAKWFAAMKEAGEAPEGATATAMEGDALALPFPDESFDVVIISEVMEHIPDDKGVLAEMVRVLKPGGRIAVTVPRYGPEKVCWALSDAYHEVEGGHIRIYKADELVEKIREAGLEPYGTHHAHALHSPYWWLKCAFGVDNDKALPVRAYHKLLVWDIMKKPLATRVAEQALNPLIGKSFVAYATKPHLPRLADTGADAT, encoded by the coding sequence GTGCTGACCGTCGACTTCTCCCGGTTCCCGCTCGCCCCGGGCGACCGCGTCCTGGACCTCGGCTGCGGTGCCGGCCGGCACGCCTTCGAGTGCTACCGGCGTGGCGCGCAGGTCGTGGCCCTGGACCAGAACGCCGACGAGATCCGCGAGGTCGCCAAGTGGTTCGCGGCGATGAAGGAGGCCGGCGAGGCCCCCGAGGGCGCCACCGCCACGGCCATGGAGGGCGACGCCCTCGCGCTGCCCTTCCCCGACGAGTCCTTCGACGTCGTGATCATCTCCGAGGTGATGGAGCACATCCCGGACGACAAGGGCGTCCTCGCGGAGATGGTGCGGGTGCTGAAGCCCGGCGGGCGCATCGCCGTCACCGTCCCGCGCTACGGGCCCGAGAAGGTCTGCTGGGCCCTCTCCGACGCCTACCACGAGGTCGAGGGCGGCCACATCCGCATCTACAAGGCCGACGAGCTGGTGGAGAAGATCCGCGAGGCCGGCCTGGAGCCCTACGGCACGCACCACGCCCACGCCCTGCACTCGCCCTACTGGTGGCTCAAGTGCGCCTTCGGCGTCGACAACGACAAGGCGCTGCCGGTGCGGGCGTACCACAAGCTGCTCGTCTGGGACATCATGAAGAAGCCGCTGGCCACCCGGGTCGCCGAGCAGGCGCTGAACCCGCTGATCGGCAAGAGCTTCGTGGCGTACGCGACCAAGCCGCACCTGCCGCGTCTGGCCGACACCGGGGCGGACGCCACGTGA
- a CDS encoding glycosyltransferase family 4 protein, with product MTAEASQAGATEGPAADGLRPLHIALLTYKGNPFCGGQGVYVRHLSRELARLGHRVEVIGAQPYPVLDEGYDGLRLTELPSLDLYRQPDPFRTPGRGEYRDWIDALEVATMWTGGFPEPLTFSLRARRHLRARRGEFDVVHDNQTLGYGLLGDVGAPLVTTIHHPITVDRQLELDAADGRKRRLSVRRWYAFTRMQKRVARRLPSVLTVSGTSQQEIIDHLGVRRDRIHVVHIGADTDLFSPDPSVPVVPGRIVTTSSADVPLKGLVHLVEALAKVRTEHPGAHLVVVGKRPAEGPVAQAMERYGVAEAVEFVKGISDAELVDLVRSAQVACVPSLYEGFSLPAAEAMATGTPLLATTGGAIPEVAGRDGETCLAVPPGDAGALAAGLGRLLGDAELRARLGAAGRERVLRHFTWARAAEGTVARYREAIDRAGVRTVPRTSGLTAPSTGAAAVAPAGTAGAVPAAPADVEGVNSESRATC from the coding sequence GTGACCGCTGAGGCCAGTCAGGCCGGGGCTACGGAGGGCCCCGCCGCCGACGGCTTGCGACCGCTCCACATCGCGCTCCTCACCTATAAAGGGAACCCGTTCTGCGGCGGACAGGGCGTCTATGTCCGGCATCTCTCCCGCGAACTGGCCCGCCTCGGCCACCGCGTCGAGGTCATCGGCGCCCAGCCCTACCCCGTCCTCGACGAGGGCTACGACGGGCTGCGTCTCACCGAGCTGCCCAGCCTCGACCTGTACCGCCAGCCGGATCCCTTCCGCACGCCGGGGCGCGGCGAGTACCGCGACTGGATCGACGCGCTGGAAGTCGCGACGATGTGGACGGGCGGCTTCCCCGAACCGCTGACCTTCTCGCTGCGCGCCCGCCGCCACCTGCGCGCCCGCCGCGGCGAGTTCGACGTCGTGCACGACAACCAGACCCTCGGTTACGGCCTGCTGGGCGATGTCGGCGCGCCCCTGGTGACGACCATCCACCACCCCATCACCGTCGACCGGCAGCTGGAGCTGGACGCGGCGGACGGACGGAAGCGGCGCCTGTCGGTGCGGCGCTGGTACGCCTTCACGCGCATGCAGAAGCGCGTCGCGCGCAGGCTGCCGTCCGTGCTCACCGTGTCCGGCACCTCGCAGCAGGAGATCATCGACCACCTCGGCGTCCGGCGGGACCGCATCCACGTGGTCCACATCGGCGCCGACACCGACCTGTTCTCGCCCGACCCCTCGGTGCCGGTCGTGCCGGGCCGCATCGTGACGACGTCCAGCGCGGACGTGCCGCTGAAGGGCCTGGTGCACCTCGTCGAGGCGCTGGCCAAGGTCCGTACCGAGCATCCCGGCGCCCATCTCGTCGTCGTCGGCAAGCGGCCCGCCGAAGGTCCGGTCGCCCAGGCGATGGAGCGCTACGGCGTCGCCGAGGCCGTCGAGTTCGTCAAGGGCATCTCCGACGCTGAACTCGTCGACCTCGTGCGCTCGGCGCAGGTCGCCTGCGTGCCGTCGCTCTACGAGGGCTTCTCGCTCCCGGCCGCCGAGGCCATGGCGACGGGCACGCCCCTGCTCGCCACGACCGGCGGCGCCATACCCGAGGTCGCCGGCCGCGACGGCGAGACGTGCCTGGCGGTACCGCCCGGCGACGCGGGCGCGCTCGCCGCGGGCCTGGGCCGGCTGCTGGGCGACGCGGAGCTCCGCGCCCGCCTCGGCGCGGCCGGGCGCGAACGGGTGCTGCGCCACTTCACCTGGGCCAGGGCCGCGGAGGGCACGGTGGCCCGCTACCGCGAGGCGATCGACCGGGCCGGGGTGCGTACCGTGCCGCGGACTTCCGGCCTTACGGCCCCCTCGACCGGTGCCGCAGCCGTAGCCCCGGCAGGCACAGCAGGTGCTGTCCCCGCAGCCCCGGCAGATGTAGAAGGCGTCAACTCCGAAAGCAGGGCCACGTGCTGA
- a CDS encoding TetR family transcriptional regulator, whose protein sequence is MPAEAKVSAKVNKPAKVEAGAAAPASPPLTERQEARRRRILHASAQLASRGGFDAVQMREVAESSQVALGTLYRYFPSKIHLLVATMQDQLEHMHGTLRKKPPQGETAAERVAETLMRAFRALQREPHLADAMVRALTFADRSVSPEVDQVSRQTTAIILDAMGQENPTPEQLSAVRVIEHTWHSALITWLSGRASIAQVKIDIETVCRLIDLTAPATP, encoded by the coding sequence ATGCCCGCGGAAGCCAAGGTGAGCGCCAAGGTGAACAAGCCGGCCAAGGTGGAAGCCGGAGCGGCAGCCCCCGCCTCCCCGCCCCTCACGGAGCGGCAGGAGGCCCGCCGCCGCCGCATCCTGCACGCGAGTGCGCAGCTGGCCAGCCGGGGCGGCTTCGACGCCGTGCAGATGCGCGAGGTCGCGGAGTCCTCGCAGGTGGCGCTCGGCACGCTGTACCGCTACTTCCCTTCCAAGATCCATCTGCTGGTCGCCACGATGCAGGACCAGCTGGAGCACATGCACGGCACGCTGCGGAAGAAGCCCCCGCAGGGCGAGACGGCGGCCGAGCGGGTGGCTGAGACGCTGATGCGGGCCTTCCGCGCCCTCCAGCGCGAGCCGCATCTGGCCGACGCGATGGTCCGCGCGCTGACGTTCGCCGACCGCAGCGTGAGCCCCGAGGTGGACCAGGTCTCCCGTCAGACGACGGCGATCATCCTGGACGCGATGGGCCAGGAGAACCCGACCCCGGAGCAGCTCTCGGCCGTCCGGGTCATCGAGCACACCTGGCACTCCGCGCTGATCACGTGGCTGTCGGGCCGGGCCTCGATCGCTCAGGTGAAGATCGACATCGAGACGGTGTGCCGTCTGATCGACCTGACGGCACCGGCCACTCCGTAG
- a CDS encoding ferredoxin, whose protein sequence is MGDRWHVEVDRSLCIGSAQCLHHAPDGFRLDAARQSRPTAPDMDANERVLEAAECCPAEAITITLGGSGEAVFPPEE, encoded by the coding sequence ATGGGCGACCGCTGGCACGTCGAGGTCGACCGTTCCCTGTGCATCGGCTCGGCCCAGTGCCTCCACCACGCGCCGGACGGCTTCCGCCTGGACGCCGCCCGCCAGTCCCGTCCCACAGCGCCCGACATGGACGCGAACGAGCGGGTGCTGGAGGCGGCCGAATGCTGCCCGGCGGAGGCCATCACGATCACGCTGGGGGGCAGCGGGGAAGCGGTGTTCCCGCCGGAGGAGTAG
- a CDS encoding aldehyde dehydrogenase, which translates to MTELVEHGQLFIGGELTDPLGQDVIEVISPHTEEVIGRVPHASTADVDRAVAAARRAFDEGPWPRMSLDERIEVVGRIKDAIAVRHDEIARVISAQNGSPYSWSVLAQALGAVMVWDSAITVARDFTHEECRDGVLGRILVRREPVGVVAAVVPWNVPQFVAAAKLAPALLTGCTVVLKPSPESPLDAYLLGEIAREAGLPEGVLSILPADRDVSEYLVGHPGVDKVSFTGSVAAGKRVMEVAARNLTRVTLELGGKSAAVVLPDADVETAVAGIAPAAWMNNGQACVAQTRILLPRSRYDEFADALAAAAGALTVGDPLDPATQVGPLVARRQQQRNLDYIRIGQEEGAKILTGGGRPAGLDRGWYVEPTLFGDVDNSMRIAREEIFGPVICLLPYGDESDAVKIANDSDYGLSGSVWTADVEHGIDIARQVRTGTYSVNTFSLDMLGPFGGYKNSGLGREFGPEGYGEYLEHKMIHLPAQG; encoded by the coding sequence ATGACCGAGCTCGTGGAACACGGACAGCTGTTCATCGGCGGGGAGTTGACCGACCCCCTGGGCCAGGACGTCATCGAGGTGATCTCGCCGCACACCGAGGAGGTCATCGGACGCGTCCCGCACGCCTCGACGGCGGACGTGGACCGGGCCGTGGCGGCGGCGCGGCGGGCGTTCGACGAGGGGCCCTGGCCGCGTATGAGCCTCGACGAGCGGATCGAGGTCGTGGGCCGGATCAAGGACGCCATCGCCGTCCGGCACGACGAGATCGCCCGCGTGATCTCCGCCCAGAACGGATCGCCGTACTCCTGGAGCGTCCTCGCCCAGGCGCTCGGCGCGGTGATGGTCTGGGACTCGGCGATCACCGTCGCCCGGGACTTCACCCACGAAGAGTGCCGGGACGGCGTGCTGGGCCGGATCCTCGTACGGCGTGAGCCCGTCGGGGTCGTGGCCGCCGTGGTCCCCTGGAACGTCCCGCAGTTCGTCGCCGCCGCCAAGCTCGCCCCGGCCCTGCTCACCGGCTGCACGGTCGTCCTCAAGCCCTCGCCCGAGTCCCCGCTCGACGCCTATCTGCTCGGCGAGATCGCCCGCGAGGCCGGGCTGCCGGAGGGCGTGCTGTCGATCCTGCCCGCCGACCGGGACGTCAGCGAGTACCTGGTCGGGCACCCCGGCGTCGACAAGGTGTCCTTCACCGGCTCGGTCGCAGCCGGCAAACGCGTGATGGAGGTCGCCGCCCGCAACCTCACCCGCGTGACGCTCGAACTGGGCGGCAAGTCGGCGGCCGTCGTCCTGCCCGACGCGGACGTCGAGACGGCCGTGGCGGGCATCGCCCCGGCGGCCTGGATGAACAACGGCCAGGCCTGCGTCGCCCAGACCCGCATCCTCCTGCCGCGCTCCCGCTACGACGAGTTCGCCGACGCCCTCGCCGCCGCGGCGGGCGCCCTGACGGTCGGCGACCCGCTGGACCCGGCGACCCAGGTGGGCCCGCTGGTGGCCCGGCGACAGCAGCAGCGCAACCTCGACTACATCCGGATCGGCCAGGAGGAGGGCGCCAAGATCCTCACCGGCGGCGGACGCCCGGCCGGCCTGGACCGCGGCTGGTACGTCGAGCCGACCCTCTTCGGCGACGTCGACAACTCCATGCGCATCGCCCGCGAGGAGATCTTCGGCCCGGTGATCTGCCTGCTGCCCTACGGCGACGAGTCCGACGCCGTGAAGATCGCCAACGACTCCGACTACGGGCTCAGCGGCAGCGTCTGGACGGCGGACGTGGAGCACGGCATCGACATCGCCCGGCAGGTCCGGACGGGCACGTACTCCGTCAACACCTTCAGCCTGGACATGCTCGGCCCCTTCGGCGGCTACAAGAACTCGGGCCTGGGGCGGGAGTTCGGGCCCGAGGGGTACGGCGAGTACCTGGAGCACAAGATGATCCACCTCCCGGCGCAGGGGTAG
- a CDS encoding AAA family ATPase, whose protein sequence is MTLGGLRGLLSRAEERARLRQLVADARRGRSGVLVLQGEPGIGKSALLEEVVAEAAGMVVLRATAIEMEAELAFAGLGELVRPVEHLINRLPSAQARALRTALSLEEGHTPDGLTLGAATLTLLTDAAAATPVLVAVDDAHWMDEASTKALLFAFRRLQAEAVAVLVTARDDEDCPFTAAGLPTVQLSGLEPTAAAALVQRVADVPADSEPFKRLYRETAGNPLALLEAASALPDAQVLDGPWPVGPRLTAAYSARLAALPEASRRALTVAAAAYTEEAAVLTAALRRLTLNVEVLQTLEAAHVIDRSGGKVTFAHPLLRAAAYHMAGAEQRREAHRALAGALTDRTGPVDREQRSWHLAAAAAEADSAAAAALADTAARARDRGALPAAVRAYERAADLSPLPVDRGRHLLAAAEVAQLAGRGDQALTLAETATNATDDATVCAGATGLRSQILLLRQPPRRVHDQLVDMAEGLETAHAVPLLVAAAGAACMGGGIAQARVTADRASAFVRQDGAASFEKPAALMRAHTMMLSGERREAAAVFDSCEKFLTETDPLSIGVEATSFSAMDLMWLERFPAARTLLERAIRSARRIGASERLVPYLTVLADLQLRTGCWDDAYALAGEGTALAAEVGQPVLQAYAISTSARIEAARGRTAECIEHARQFRRLVEGRGADLVTPYMEAAVGLLDLGSGKDSEAAARLHDLQQQVAASGLGEPAVLQHQPDLIEACLAADDPCGAEAALSELMGQVQRAPSSWGQAVTARCRGLIHADEDAYVEALRHHELLPDPFAKARTDLAYGRFLRRGRKRGAARRPLLAARRVFERLRADPWTGIAERELRAAGFETPTRRSHEPVALTERETQVAVLVAKGHTNREVAATLFLSEKTVEYHLSHIYTKLRVRSRVQLASRLAVGTQHPA, encoded by the coding sequence ATGACGCTGGGGGGACTGCGGGGACTACTGTCGCGGGCGGAGGAGCGGGCGCGTCTGCGGCAACTCGTCGCGGATGCCCGACGGGGGCGAAGCGGAGTACTCGTATTGCAGGGCGAGCCGGGAATCGGAAAGAGCGCCCTGCTGGAGGAGGTGGTGGCGGAGGCCGCGGGGATGGTGGTGCTGCGGGCCACGGCCATCGAAATGGAAGCCGAACTCGCCTTCGCCGGGCTCGGTGAGCTGGTGCGTCCCGTGGAGCACCTGATCAACCGGCTGCCGTCGGCACAGGCACGCGCCCTGCGCACCGCCCTGTCGCTGGAGGAGGGCCACACTCCGGACGGATTGACCTTAGGGGCAGCCACACTGACGCTGCTCACGGATGCCGCCGCCGCAACTCCTGTACTGGTCGCCGTGGACGACGCGCACTGGATGGACGAGGCAAGCACAAAGGCCCTGCTCTTCGCATTTCGGCGCTTACAGGCCGAGGCGGTGGCGGTGCTGGTCACGGCACGCGACGACGAGGACTGCCCCTTCACCGCGGCCGGGTTGCCGACGGTGCAACTCAGCGGTCTCGAGCCGACGGCAGCCGCCGCGCTGGTGCAAAGGGTGGCTGACGTACCCGCCGACAGCGAACCCTTCAAACGGCTCTACCGGGAGACCGCAGGCAACCCTCTGGCCCTCCTCGAAGCAGCGTCCGCTCTGCCCGACGCTCAGGTACTCGACGGGCCTTGGCCGGTGGGCCCGCGGCTGACCGCCGCCTACTCGGCCCGGCTGGCAGCCCTCCCGGAGGCCAGTCGCCGCGCGCTGACGGTTGCGGCAGCCGCATACACCGAGGAAGCCGCGGTGCTGACGGCGGCGCTGCGTCGACTCACCCTGAACGTCGAGGTTCTGCAGACACTCGAGGCAGCTCATGTCATCGACCGGTCAGGCGGCAAGGTGACGTTCGCGCACCCGCTGCTGCGCGCGGCCGCATACCACATGGCCGGAGCCGAGCAGCGGCGTGAGGCCCACCGAGCCCTGGCCGGGGCGCTCACTGACCGAACCGGCCCGGTGGACCGTGAGCAACGCAGCTGGCATCTTGCCGCCGCGGCGGCCGAGGCGGATTCTGCCGCAGCGGCGGCGCTGGCTGACACCGCCGCCAGGGCCCGCGACCGGGGCGCCTTGCCCGCCGCTGTCCGTGCCTACGAGCGTGCCGCCGATCTTTCGCCCCTCCCGGTCGACCGGGGACGCCACCTGTTGGCAGCCGCCGAGGTGGCACAGCTCGCCGGCCGAGGGGATCAGGCGTTGACTCTGGCCGAGACCGCCACGAACGCCACCGACGACGCGACGGTATGCGCCGGGGCGACCGGATTGCGCAGTCAGATCCTGCTTCTGCGCCAGCCACCGCGCCGTGTCCACGACCAGTTGGTCGACATGGCCGAGGGGCTCGAGACGGCGCATGCGGTGCCGCTGTTGGTCGCCGCCGCGGGTGCGGCATGTATGGGCGGCGGGATCGCCCAAGCGCGCGTGACCGCCGACCGGGCTTCCGCATTCGTCCGCCAGGATGGGGCCGCATCATTCGAAAAACCGGCGGCCCTGATGCGGGCGCACACGATGATGCTCTCCGGCGAACGCCGCGAGGCCGCCGCCGTATTCGACTCCTGTGAAAAGTTCCTCACTGAGACCGACCCGCTCTCCATCGGAGTCGAGGCGACGAGCTTCTCCGCAATGGATCTCATGTGGCTCGAGCGGTTCCCCGCGGCACGGACGCTGCTGGAACGAGCCATCCGGAGCGCACGCAGGATCGGCGCCTCGGAGCGGCTCGTCCCCTACCTGACCGTCTTGGCCGACCTGCAGCTGCGCACCGGCTGCTGGGACGACGCCTACGCCCTGGCCGGCGAAGGAACCGCCCTTGCTGCCGAGGTGGGACAGCCGGTCCTGCAGGCCTACGCAATCTCCACTTCGGCCCGGATAGAGGCTGCTCGGGGACGCACCGCGGAGTGCATCGAACATGCCCGCCAGTTTCGCCGACTCGTCGAGGGTCGGGGGGCGGACCTGGTCACCCCGTACATGGAAGCCGCAGTCGGTCTCCTCGACCTGGGCAGCGGCAAGGATTCCGAAGCCGCAGCCCGCCTTCATGACCTCCAGCAGCAGGTGGCGGCCTCGGGGCTTGGGGAACCGGCCGTCTTGCAGCACCAGCCCGACCTGATCGAAGCATGCTTGGCCGCAGACGACCCCTGCGGCGCCGAAGCGGCGCTGAGTGAACTCATGGGCCAGGTCCAGCGGGCGCCGTCCTCGTGGGGACAGGCGGTTACTGCACGGTGCCGAGGGCTCATCCATGCCGACGAAGACGCCTACGTGGAGGCCTTGCGGCATCACGAGCTACTGCCGGATCCCTTCGCGAAGGCCCGTACCGACCTCGCGTACGGACGATTCCTGCGGAGGGGAAGGAAGCGCGGTGCCGCCCGTCGTCCCCTCCTCGCCGCCCGACGGGTGTTCGAGCGCCTCCGCGCAGATCCGTGGACGGGGATCGCCGAGCGGGAACTTCGAGCGGCCGGATTCGAGACGCCCACCCGTCGCAGCCATGAGCCTGTCGCACTGACAGAGCGAGAGACGCAGGTCGCAGTGCTTGTCGCCAAGGGTCACACCAACCGCGAAGTGGCCGCGACGCTGTTCCTGTCCGAGAAGACGGTCGAGTATCACCTCAGCCATATCTACACCAAACTGCGCGTTCGGTCCCGAGTCCAACTCGCCAGTCGTCTGGCCGTCGGCACGCAGCATCCTGCATGA